One Desulfatiglans anilini DSM 4660 DNA segment encodes these proteins:
- the sbtM gene encoding thio(seleno)oxazole modification radical SAM maturase SbtM — translation MISDERGESRMDSEAERPFRTQFPHCRRLVGESRWRQFEGSCPSPPGSESFYQTLQDMFEERPFIGDLARLEGAIGEAASIQLPARRSFERIAVNPTLSLLDLGWKHLPSLMNDPDGAPEPQKGREFVLAYRHPESGDVIFRAAGNDDLLALKLLADEIPRKQAAEEAGIPPAALDQAVDRAVRTGLLIAPPSAIRRSETLFSIPEGFEERFLTADVFTLQWHITQACDLHCRHCYDRSARTSLPYETALGVLEGFYGFCEAKHVRGQISFTGGNPLLHPRFLELYRRASDLGFALAVLGNPASREDIEAIVEIETPVYYQVSLEGLREHNDAVRQAGHFDRTLSFLELLREFRIYSMVMLTLTDANIDQVLPLADLLQGRTDLFTFNRLSLVGEGVHLRLPSQEAYRRFCEAYLEAATRNPVIGVKDNLLNRLLYERGNGVFGGCAGYGCGAAFNFMTVLPDGEAHACRKFPSPIGNVLTSSILEIYEGEAAGLYRAGSEACASCAIRPVCGGCLAIAYSSGIDIFRERDPFCPGPL, via the coding sequence ATGATATCGGATGAACGCGGTGAGAGCAGAATGGACAGCGAAGCGGAACGACCCTTTCGGACACAGTTTCCTCATTGCCGGCGATTGGTCGGCGAGTCCCGCTGGCGTCAATTCGAGGGATCCTGCCCGAGCCCGCCCGGCTCGGAAAGCTTCTACCAAACCCTGCAGGATATGTTCGAAGAAAGGCCCTTTATCGGGGACCTTGCGCGGCTCGAAGGAGCGATCGGGGAGGCGGCTTCGATTCAGCTGCCGGCGCGCCGCTCATTCGAGCGGATCGCCGTCAATCCCACGCTGAGTCTTCTCGATCTCGGCTGGAAGCATCTCCCATCCCTCATGAACGATCCTGATGGGGCCCCCGAACCGCAAAAGGGGCGCGAGTTCGTGCTTGCGTATCGCCACCCCGAAAGCGGCGACGTCATTTTCCGCGCAGCCGGGAATGACGATCTTCTCGCCTTGAAATTGCTCGCCGATGAAATCCCCCGGAAACAGGCGGCGGAAGAGGCCGGCATCCCGCCGGCGGCCCTGGATCAGGCGGTCGACCGAGCGGTTCGGACCGGTCTGCTGATCGCCCCGCCTTCCGCGATCAGGCGGAGCGAAACGCTGTTTTCGATCCCCGAGGGGTTTGAAGAGCGTTTCCTGACGGCCGACGTGTTCACGCTTCAGTGGCACATCACCCAGGCCTGCGACCTCCATTGCAGGCACTGTTACGACCGCTCGGCAAGAACCTCCCTCCCTTATGAAACGGCGCTCGGCGTCCTGGAGGGGTTCTACGGCTTCTGCGAAGCAAAGCACGTCCGCGGTCAGATCTCTTTTACGGGCGGGAACCCCCTCCTCCACCCTCGCTTCCTCGAACTCTACCGGAGGGCGTCCGATCTGGGCTTCGCCCTGGCCGTCCTCGGAAACCCGGCTTCGCGCGAAGACATCGAAGCGATTGTCGAAATCGAAACGCCCGTTTACTACCAGGTGAGCCTCGAGGGGTTGAGGGAGCACAATGACGCGGTCCGGCAGGCGGGCCATTTCGACCGCACCCTCTCCTTCCTGGAACTCCTGCGGGAGTTCCGCATCTACTCGATGGTGATGCTCACCCTTACCGACGCGAACATCGATCAAGTGCTGCCGTTGGCTGATCTCCTGCAGGGGCGGACCGACCTGTTCACCTTCAACCGGCTTTCACTCGTGGGGGAAGGAGTGCACTTGCGGCTGCCTTCGCAGGAGGCCTACCGAAGGTTTTGCGAGGCCTATCTCGAGGCGGCGACGAGAAACCCTGTCATCGGCGTGAAGGACAACCTTTTGAACCGTCTGCTGTACGAAAGAGGAAACGGGGTTTTCGGTGGGTGTGCCGGCTATGGTTGTGGAGCGGCATTCAACTTCATGACGGTGCTTCCGGATGGAGAGGCCCACGCCTGCCGCAAATTTCCCTCCCCGATAGGAAATGTCCTGACGTCAAGCATCCTCGAAATCTATGAGGGTGAGGCGGCCGGTCTTTACCGCGCAGGCTCCGAGGCCTGCGCGTCCTGCGCGATACGTCCTGTGTGCGGGGGGTGCCTGGCGATCGCTTACAGCTCTGGGATCGACATCTTTCGGGAGCGTGATCCATTCTGCCCGGGGCCTCTCTAG
- a CDS encoding histidine phosphatase family protein: MDHNNRLYIAMVGLPARGKSTIATKLRENLVRDGIKVRIFNNGNLRRRYIRKDTSYAEFYDPRNQNGVALREKIAFMNMDMARRYLESGKGQVAILDATNASVKRRMMLVERLKGHPLLFIECINNDPEILEASILRKIDLNEFQHLSAEEAVASFKKRIRYYQSIYAPLSEERNFVKLDSLNNRINAERIQDPIPHYDRIRDFLVTDTVKHLYVIRHGETTFNLENRIGGDSGLTQKGRWQAEALAAHFKRRKIPIIFTSKRIRTIQTAQPIQALQPCCTIIPLSEFDEIDSGICECMSYEEIRRDMPEVYLARQADKYHYVYPQGEGYATMKERIDLGIKKALYLSCNSENIMIIGHRAVNRMILSHFLYRRQEDVPYIYMPQDRYYHIVATQDRKLFELRKY, encoded by the coding sequence ATGGACCATAACAACCGCCTCTACATCGCGATGGTCGGACTCCCCGCAAGGGGAAAATCGACCATCGCCACCAAGCTTCGTGAAAATCTCGTTCGGGACGGGATCAAGGTCCGCATCTTCAACAACGGCAATCTCAGGCGCCGCTATATCCGGAAAGACACCTCCTATGCGGAATTCTACGACCCGAGGAACCAGAACGGCGTCGCCCTCCGCGAGAAGATCGCCTTTATGAACATGGATATGGCCCGGCGCTACCTCGAAAGCGGCAAGGGTCAGGTGGCTATTCTGGATGCGACCAATGCCAGCGTGAAGCGTCGGATGATGCTGGTCGAGCGCCTGAAAGGGCACCCGCTCCTCTTCATCGAATGCATCAACAACGACCCGGAGATCCTCGAGGCCAGCATTCTGCGCAAGATCGACCTGAATGAGTTCCAGCACCTGTCTGCGGAGGAGGCCGTAGCGAGCTTCAAGAAGCGCATCCGGTATTACCAGAGCATCTATGCCCCCCTATCGGAGGAGCGCAACTTCGTCAAGCTCGACTCCCTCAACAACCGCATCAATGCGGAACGGATACAGGATCCGATTCCCCACTACGACCGCATCCGCGATTTCCTCGTCACCGACACCGTCAAACACCTCTACGTGATCCGTCATGGTGAGACCACCTTCAATCTCGAAAACAGGATCGGCGGGGATTCGGGGTTGACACAAAAGGGGCGTTGGCAGGCGGAGGCCCTGGCTGCGCACTTCAAGCGCAGGAAGATCCCCATCATCTTCACCAGCAAGCGCATCCGCACGATCCAGACAGCACAGCCGATCCAGGCCCTTCAGCCCTGCTGCACGATCATCCCCCTGTCCGAATTCGACGAAATCGACAGCGGCATCTGCGAGTGCATGAGCTATGAAGAGATTCGGCGGGACATGCCGGAGGTCTACCTCGCCCGGCAGGCGGACAAGTATCATTATGTCTACCCGCAGGGCGAAGGGTATGCCACCATGAAAGAGCGGATCGACCTCGGGATCAAGAAGGCCCTCTACCTCAGCTGCAACTCCGAAAACATCATGATCATCGGCCATCGCGCCGTCAACCGGATGATCCTCTCCCACTTTCTCTACCGCCGCCAGGAGGACGTCCCCTATATTTACATGCCCCAGGATCGGTACTACCATATCGTCGCGACACAGGACAGGAAGCTCTTCGAACTGAGGAAGTACTGA
- the sbtA gene encoding SbtA family thio(seleno)oxazole RiPP natural product precursor translates to MELKEIKKVLSGVCVATLISGAGLVFAGSSSGUGGAKGGAGSTQPPGKAAGSSGUGGQQSGAGSAPQAQPGEADQNATQPAGETTQPQKQPGQSG, encoded by the coding sequence ATGGAATTGAAAGAAATCAAGAAGGTGCTTTCCGGCGTCTGCGTGGCGACCCTCATATCCGGCGCGGGGCTGGTCTTTGCCGGATCCTCGAGTGGCTGAGGGGGCGCCAAAGGCGGTGCAGGCAGCACCCAACCACCTGGAAAAGCGGCCGGTTCCTCGGGGTGAGGCGGGCAGCAAAGCGGCGCTGGAAGCGCCCCGCAAGCCCAACCCGGTGAAGCCGATCAAAATGCAACCCAACCTGCCGGAGAAACGACGCAGCCACAAAAACAGCCCGGCCAAAGCGGCTGA
- a CDS encoding chalcone isomerase family protein has product MMKRMLCAVLGLLLLPSLSPAFETGGVQFPLELEAGDRTLLLNGAGLRKKFVVKVYACALYLTAPNSSEKAILEADEPMAIRMQFIRGDIDPATLIETWNEGFSKTSGGITPSLQERIDAFNGCFTEKTREGDVWDLIYLQKEGVRVVLNQQLKTTIAGADFKKALFGIWLGDSPPSQDLKRGMLGNP; this is encoded by the coding sequence ATGATGAAAAGGATGCTCTGTGCGGTGCTGGGTCTGTTGCTTTTGCCGTCGCTTTCTCCCGCATTTGAAACGGGCGGAGTCCAATTCCCCCTCGAACTCGAGGCGGGGGATCGAACCCTTTTGTTGAACGGCGCGGGCCTGCGGAAGAAATTCGTGGTCAAGGTCTATGCCTGCGCCCTTTACCTCACTGCACCCAACAGCTCGGAAAAGGCGATCCTCGAGGCCGACGAGCCTATGGCTATCCGCATGCAGTTCATCCGGGGGGACATCGATCCTGCGACCCTGATCGAAACCTGGAACGAAGGCTTCTCGAAGACCAGCGGGGGGATAACGCCCTCTCTCCAGGAAAGGATCGACGCCTTCAATGGCTGTTTTACGGAAAAAACCCGTGAGGGCGACGTGTGGGACCTCATCTATCTTCAAAAGGAAGGTGTCCGGGTCGTCCTCAACCAGCAGCTGAAAACGACCATCGCCGGCGCTGATTTCAAGAAGGCGCTCTTTGGAATCTGGTTGGGCGATTCCCCGCCGAGCCAGGATCTGAAGCGGGGCATGCTGGGAAACCCCTGA
- a CDS encoding response regulator: protein MPKTTQRKILIVDDSPSILETLADMFRKEGYTVATAPGAAGALELLSKEAYPVMFIDLDMPETGGQELCRRIRSTMPGPRIFAITAYPSKYEFSECVRAGFDGYFTKPFNKKLLLTTARQAFKESTAKSR from the coding sequence ATGCCGAAGACCACCCAGCGAAAAATCCTGATCGTCGACGACAGCCCATCGATTCTGGAAACGCTTGCGGATATGTTCAGGAAGGAGGGCTACACAGTCGCCACCGCCCCGGGCGCTGCCGGCGCGCTGGAACTTCTCAGCAAAGAGGCCTATCCCGTCATGTTCATCGACCTCGACATGCCGGAGACTGGCGGACAAGAGCTTTGCAGGCGGATCCGCTCGACCATGCCTGGGCCCAGGATCTTCGCGATCACCGCTTATCCCAGCAAATATGAATTTTCCGAATGCGTCCGAGCGGGTTTTGACGGGTACTTTACCAAACCCTTCAACAAGAAGCTCCTTCTGACGACCGCACGACAGGCCTTCAAGGAATCGACAGCCAAAAGCCGCTGA
- a CDS encoding PEP/pyruvate-binding domain-containing protein — MLQTKTVDSGIPALNQVLGGLRLGDNVVFQVDRLENYLKVACPFVQQALHDGRKVVYLRFAPHQRIIPEKPGLQTIEVDPRPGFDLFSAQVNKVIEEQGAGVFYVFDNLSLLVGEWATDELLANFFQVTCPYLHELDTVAYFALKRGQHSHSAVARIRDTSQVVIDLYHVQNDLYIHPIKVFDRYSSEMFLPHIFTGETLTPVFRSGDASSILISASKSPLKIKADSIAPWHSVYRKLSQYDPEELERLEGTVEVQALKMELAQMLIGPYPEFRRLAERYLTIHDLLAIRNRLIGSGRIGGKAAGMLLARRILLSDPGPVDFSEVLEEHDSFFVGSDVFFTFLVNNGLFRLRLRLTRNSRILPEEFEAVEDRFRAGGFSAEIMEQFKDLLDYFGQAPIIVRSSSLLEDGFGNAFAGKYRSEFCVNQGSPEDRMEAFLEAIKLVYASAVNPDALAYRRQRGLGESDEQMAILIQRVSGMRHRHYFFPPLAGVAFSHNLYRWTDRIDPEQGMIRLVLGLGTRAVNRLGGDYTRLIAVSHPKLRPEAPHKLAVYSQHRMDVLDIAENRLRSLPMPEAVGADGFPSFCFFASDMKEGFLKEVEGDSLSDLEQPVLTFDRLIARTRFVPIMRDLLAKLEAAYGYTVDTEFTAFVAPDGEIKVNLLQCRPMRLPGAAASARIPVDIAPERILFRANRTISGGVVRDIRYIVYIDPQVYASQTPLEAKRVVGRMVGRLNRHPEFTAHRIMMMGPGRWGSSNINLGVNATYSDINNAAILVEMAREEHGHVPDVSYGTHFFLDLVESRIIYLPLYPDESETAFNRSFFDGARNDLLRLLPEAEGFEGVIKLIHVPSAAAGLSARLIADARTGSALCYLTPADDPDEPADEKPPEAGKDSTKGAKFNYLP; from the coding sequence ATGTTGCAGACCAAGACGGTTGACAGCGGCATCCCGGCGTTGAATCAGGTGCTCGGCGGGTTGCGCCTGGGGGACAACGTCGTCTTCCAGGTGGATCGGCTCGAGAACTATCTCAAGGTGGCCTGCCCCTTCGTGCAACAGGCTCTGCACGATGGACGCAAAGTGGTGTATCTGCGCTTCGCCCCGCACCAGAGGATCATCCCGGAGAAGCCGGGGCTCCAGACGATCGAGGTCGATCCGCGCCCCGGGTTCGATCTGTTCAGCGCCCAGGTGAACAAGGTCATCGAGGAGCAGGGGGCCGGCGTCTTTTACGTCTTCGACAACCTCTCCCTGCTCGTGGGCGAGTGGGCGACGGACGAGCTCCTGGCGAACTTCTTCCAAGTCACCTGCCCCTATCTCCACGAACTTGACACGGTGGCCTATTTTGCCCTAAAGCGCGGGCAGCATTCGCACAGCGCCGTCGCGCGGATTCGTGATACCTCCCAGGTCGTCATCGACCTCTACCACGTTCAGAACGACCTCTACATCCACCCCATCAAGGTGTTCGACCGCTACTCCTCCGAGATGTTCCTGCCGCATATCTTCACGGGGGAAACGCTCACCCCGGTCTTTCGGAGCGGAGATGCTTCAAGCATCCTGATTTCGGCCAGCAAATCGCCCCTCAAGATCAAGGCGGACTCCATCGCCCCTTGGCACAGCGTCTATCGGAAGCTCTCCCAGTACGATCCCGAAGAGCTCGAGCGCCTCGAAGGCACGGTGGAGGTCCAGGCGCTCAAGATGGAACTGGCTCAGATGCTGATCGGACCCTATCCCGAGTTCCGGCGGCTGGCGGAGCGCTATCTGACGATCCATGATCTGCTGGCGATCCGCAACCGCCTGATCGGTTCGGGGCGGATCGGCGGAAAGGCAGCCGGGATGCTCCTGGCGCGCCGCATTCTGCTTTCGGACCCCGGGCCGGTCGATTTTTCGGAGGTCCTGGAGGAACACGACTCCTTCTTTGTGGGATCCGATGTCTTTTTCACCTTTCTCGTCAACAATGGACTCTTCAGACTGCGTCTGCGCCTCACCCGCAACTCCCGGATCCTGCCCGAGGAGTTCGAGGCGGTGGAGGACCGTTTCAGGGCGGGAGGGTTCTCGGCCGAGATCATGGAGCAATTCAAGGACCTACTGGACTACTTCGGACAGGCCCCGATCATTGTGCGCTCCAGCAGCCTCCTGGAGGACGGCTTCGGGAACGCCTTCGCGGGAAAATACCGGAGTGAATTCTGCGTCAACCAGGGCAGCCCCGAGGACCGCATGGAGGCCTTCCTCGAGGCGATCAAGCTCGTTTATGCGAGTGCGGTGAATCCCGACGCCCTCGCCTACAGACGTCAGAGGGGGCTCGGGGAGTCCGACGAGCAGATGGCGATTTTGATCCAGCGCGTATCCGGGATGCGTCATCGGCACTATTTTTTTCCTCCGCTTGCCGGGGTCGCCTTTTCCCACAACCTCTACCGGTGGACGGACCGCATCGACCCTGAGCAGGGGATGATCCGCCTGGTTTTGGGCCTCGGGACCCGCGCGGTCAATCGGCTCGGGGGGGATTACACGCGTCTGATCGCCGTGAGCCACCCGAAGCTGCGCCCGGAGGCGCCTCACAAGCTGGCGGTTTATTCACAGCATCGGATGGACGTCCTGGACATCGCTGAAAACCGCCTGCGAAGCCTTCCCATGCCTGAGGCCGTGGGCGCGGACGGCTTCCCGTCCTTTTGCTTTTTCGCATCCGACATGAAGGAAGGCTTCCTGAAAGAGGTCGAGGGCGACAGCCTTTCCGATCTCGAGCAACCGGTGCTCACCTTCGACCGTCTGATCGCCCGCACGCGCTTCGTCCCCATCATGCGGGATCTCCTCGCCAAATTGGAGGCGGCCTACGGCTATACCGTCGATACTGAATTTACGGCCTTCGTGGCGCCCGACGGCGAGATCAAGGTCAACCTGCTGCAGTGCAGGCCCATGCGCCTGCCCGGCGCGGCGGCCTCGGCCAGGATCCCGGTCGACATCGCGCCCGAACGGATTCTCTTCAGGGCCAACCGTACGATCTCGGGCGGCGTGGTCCGCGATATCCGCTACATCGTCTACATCGATCCCCAGGTCTATGCCAGCCAAACCCCGCTCGAGGCCAAACGCGTGGTCGGACGGATGGTCGGGCGGCTGAACCGCCACCCGGAGTTTACCGCCCACCGGATCATGATGATGGGCCCCGGCCGCTGGGGGAGTTCGAACATCAACCTCGGAGTGAACGCCACTTATTCCGACATCAACAATGCGGCGATCCTCGTCGAGATGGCCCGGGAGGAGCACGGGCATGTACCGGATGTCTCCTACGGAACCCACTTTTTTCTCGATCTGGTGGAATCGCGCATCATCTATCTGCCGCTCTATCCAGATGAATCGGAAACGGCCTTCAACCGGAGCTTCTTCGACGGCGCTCGAAACGACCTTCTGCGCCTGCTCCCCGAGGCCGAAGGGTTCGAGGGGGTCATCAAGCTGATCCACGTCCCTTCAGCGGCAGCCGGGCTGAGCGCGCGGCTCATCGCTGATGCCAGGACCGGGAGCGCACTCTGCTACCTGACCCCCGCCGATGACCCGGATGAACCGGCCGACGAAAAACCCCCGGAGGCCGGGAAGGATTCCACCAAAGGCGCGAAGTTCAACTACCTGCCCTAA
- a CDS encoding polysaccharide biosynthesis protein: MLNLLKRRNFYIMLAIDSLLVLAALFLAFYFRFEFTIPKRQWPLLSQLLPLVIPIKISCFLFCGMYRGMWRYTSLRDLYRLLYGVALSSLLLTAVVGLSYRLEGYPRSVFIIDGLLTLVFLVGIRVLVRIYFVKKAVHSNFFQHAQGETPLKKRLMIAGAGNFGEKVLREIKENPRMFYQAVGFVDDDPYKKGLTIHGVPVLGPVSDLKRLLGETRAEELLIAMSSVKGEVIRRIVESCKEAGVPSKTLPGIGELIDGSVSIKTLRDVRYEDLLGREPVELDVTAIQNYLKNRTILISGAGGSIGSEICRQLIRFHPERLVLVDAAESNLYSIQMELKHKVGYLDYATVLGRVQDRTLMEKIFGKYRPDVVIHAAAYKHVPMLERNPWEAVNNNIVGSKILMETAVAAQVKKFVMISTDKAVRPTNVMGASKRVCEMLLHLYRESGTRFMAVRFGNVVGSSGSVVPLFREQIARGGPVTVTHPEVTRFFMTIPEACQLVLQAGALGRGGEIFILDMGVPVRILDIARDLIRLSGKEPERDIPISFIGLRQGEKLYEELITQGEGIVKTTHDKIMVLYSDYRARFEETFNFGNYIARQIDEMARLAEAKDGRGIRLQFKECVPEYAADDGECII; this comes from the coding sequence ATGCTGAATCTCCTCAAGAGGCGAAACTTCTATATCATGCTGGCGATCGACAGCCTGCTGGTCCTCGCTGCGCTTTTCCTCGCATTCTATTTTCGTTTCGAATTCACCATACCGAAGCGCCAATGGCCTCTCCTGAGCCAGCTCCTTCCGCTCGTCATCCCGATCAAGATATCGTGCTTCCTCTTCTGCGGAATGTATCGCGGAATGTGGCGTTACACGAGCCTGCGCGATCTGTATCGTCTGCTGTACGGCGTTGCGCTTTCCTCCCTTCTTCTGACGGCCGTGGTGGGGCTCTCCTACCGGCTCGAAGGATATCCGCGCTCGGTGTTCATCATCGACGGCCTCCTGACGCTGGTTTTCCTGGTGGGCATAAGGGTCTTGGTGCGGATCTATTTTGTCAAGAAGGCGGTCCATTCGAACTTCTTTCAACATGCCCAAGGGGAAACACCCCTTAAAAAGAGGCTGATGATCGCGGGAGCCGGAAATTTCGGCGAGAAGGTCCTCCGGGAGATCAAGGAAAACCCGAGGATGTTCTACCAGGCCGTCGGCTTTGTCGATGATGATCCCTATAAAAAAGGATTGACGATTCACGGCGTTCCGGTTCTGGGGCCTGTTTCCGATTTGAAGCGTCTGCTCGGTGAAACAAGGGCGGAAGAACTGCTGATCGCCATGTCTTCCGTGAAGGGGGAAGTGATCCGCAGGATTGTGGAATCCTGCAAGGAGGCAGGCGTTCCTTCCAAGACCCTCCCCGGGATCGGAGAGTTGATTGACGGGAGCGTGAGTATCAAAACCTTGCGTGATGTGCGCTACGAAGATCTTCTGGGTCGGGAGCCGGTGGAACTGGACGTCACCGCCATCCAGAATTACCTCAAGAATCGGACGATCCTGATCAGCGGCGCAGGAGGATCGATCGGCTCAGAGATCTGCCGGCAGCTGATCCGCTTCCACCCCGAAAGGCTGGTGCTGGTGGACGCTGCGGAGTCCAACCTGTACAGCATCCAAATGGAGCTGAAACACAAGGTCGGCTATCTCGACTATGCGACGGTCCTCGGGCGGGTCCAGGATCGGACGCTCATGGAAAAGATCTTCGGAAAATACCGCCCGGACGTTGTCATTCATGCGGCGGCTTACAAACACGTGCCAATGCTCGAGCGAAACCCCTGGGAGGCCGTCAACAACAACATCGTAGGCTCGAAGATCCTGATGGAAACCGCGGTTGCAGCCCAGGTGAAAAAGTTCGTCATGATCTCGACGGACAAGGCCGTCCGGCCGACCAATGTCATGGGGGCCAGCAAACGGGTCTGCGAGATGCTGCTGCACCTCTATCGGGAGAGCGGGACGCGCTTCATGGCGGTGCGGTTCGGAAATGTCGTAGGTTCATCCGGTTCGGTGGTGCCTCTTTTCCGTGAGCAGATCGCGCGCGGGGGACCGGTTACGGTTACCCATCCGGAAGTCACCCGCTTTTTCATGACCATTCCGGAGGCCTGCCAATTGGTTCTGCAGGCCGGTGCCTTGGGAAGAGGCGGCGAGATATTCATCCTGGACATGGGGGTCCCGGTGCGGATTCTGGACATCGCCCGGGATCTCATCCGGCTCTCAGGAAAGGAGCCGGAAAGAGACATCCCGATCTCCTTTATAGGCTTGCGCCAGGGCGAGAAGCTCTACGAAGAGCTGATCACCCAGGGCGAAGGGATCGTCAAGACCACCCATGACAAGATCATGGTGCTGTATTCCGATTACAGGGCCAGATTCGAAGAGACGTTCAATTTCGGGAACTACATCGCCAGGCAAATCGATGAAATGGCGCGGCTCGCGGAAGCGAAAGACGGACGCGGGATCCGGCTTCAATTCAAGGAATGCGTGCCCGAATACGCGGCGGATGATGGGGAGTGCATCATATAA
- a CDS encoding Glu/Leu/Phe/Val family dehydrogenase yields the protein MSTGNQDNPFEIAQRQINACADILKLDESTRQGLLHPMREFHVTFPVHMDDGTTRLFKGYRVQYNDAKGPTKGGIRFHPDETIDTVRALAAWMTWKCALLDLPLGGGKGGVICNPKELSQQELERVSRGYIKAIASFIGPDKDVPAPDVYTNPQVMAWMVDEYSSIVGKNQFGVMTGKPLVIGGSPGRGDATARGGLYTLREAAKKIGLDLGKATIAVQGFGNAGSFAASLAESLFGSKIVAVCDSRGAVCCLGGFSAMAVNQHKQATSTVLECAGGECITSDELLEMDVDVLVLAALEGTLTQRNAGRVKAKIVMELANGPTTPEADEILYEKGVHVIPDFLCNAGGVTVSYFEMVQNASMYYWDEKEVHEKLDKRMTRAYHEVAEMSEKHAINMRKAAYAVAVARVVEAMKVRGWV from the coding sequence ATGTCCACCGGCAACCAAGACAATCCTTTCGAGATCGCACAGCGGCAGATCAACGCTTGCGCCGACATCCTCAAACTGGACGAGAGCACTCGGCAGGGGCTTCTGCATCCGATGCGGGAGTTTCATGTAACCTTTCCGGTTCACATGGATGACGGCACCACCCGGCTCTTCAAGGGCTACCGCGTCCAGTACAACGATGCGAAGGGGCCGACAAAAGGCGGCATCCGCTTCCATCCCGATGAGACCATCGACACGGTGAGGGCCCTCGCCGCCTGGATGACATGGAAGTGCGCTCTGCTCGACCTTCCGCTCGGAGGCGGGAAGGGCGGCGTGATCTGCAACCCCAAGGAGCTCTCGCAGCAGGAGTTGGAAAGGGTGAGCCGCGGCTACATCAAGGCCATCGCGTCCTTCATCGGCCCTGACAAGGATGTGCCTGCGCCGGACGTTTACACCAATCCGCAGGTGATGGCCTGGATGGTGGACGAGTATTCCTCCATCGTAGGAAAGAATCAGTTCGGGGTCATGACCGGCAAGCCCCTGGTGATCGGTGGCTCCCCGGGGCGCGGCGACGCGACGGCGCGGGGCGGTCTGTACACCTTGCGCGAGGCGGCGAAGAAAATCGGCCTCGATTTGGGAAAGGCGACCATCGCGGTGCAGGGGTTCGGAAACGCGGGCAGCTTCGCGGCTTCGCTCGCCGAATCCCTGTTCGGTTCGAAGATCGTGGCGGTCTGCGATTCGCGCGGGGCGGTCTGCTGCCTGGGCGGTTTTTCGGCCATGGCGGTGAACCAGCACAAACAGGCCACCTCCACCGTGTTGGAGTGCGCGGGCGGCGAGTGCATCACGAGTGACGAACTGCTGGAAATGGACGTGGACGTGCTCGTACTCGCGGCCCTCGAGGGCACGCTGACCCAGCGGAACGCCGGCCGTGTCAAGGCGAAGATCGTGATGGAACTCGCCAACGGTCCGACAACGCCCGAGGCCGACGAGATCCTCTACGAAAAGGGCGTGCACGTCATCCCGGACTTCCTCTGCAATGCCGGCGGCGTCACCGTTTCCTATTTCGAGATGGTGCAGAACGCCTCCATGTATTACTGGGACGAAAAAGAGGTCCACGAGAAGCTCGACAAACGGATGACGCGCGCCTACCACGAGGTGGCGGAGATGAGCGAGAAGCACGCCATCAACATGCGCAAGGCGGCCTACGCCGTGGCGGTTGCCCGGGTGGTGGAAGCCATGAAAGTGCGCGGGTGGGTCTAA
- a CDS encoding ElyC/SanA/YdcF family protein — translation MLFFWKKAVSPLFLPLSVSTVFLVLGLVLLWTARRRKAGRLLVSIGTFWLLIFAYSPVPDFLARCLEQRHMPVMELDPAQKVGYVAVLGGGSIEADNLPATARLRPVSATRLLEGIRLYHGLEDGRLIVSGGTWLGEAGSGPTMAEAAETLGIPAADLTVCGTPRDTEEEAEAILRIVGEEPFLMVTSAAHMPRAMLLFERLGMHPIPAPVDYSAAGRSRWSPEDLYPSSENLAKADNVIHEYLGILWAYLRH, via the coding sequence ATGCTCTTTTTCTGGAAAAAAGCGGTGTCGCCGCTATTCCTGCCGCTATCTGTTTCGACCGTTTTTCTGGTTTTGGGGTTGGTGCTCCTGTGGACGGCGAGGCGGCGCAAGGCAGGGCGCCTGCTGGTGTCGATCGGCACCTTTTGGCTTCTGATCTTTGCCTATTCACCCGTGCCGGACTTTCTCGCCCGATGCCTGGAACAGCGCCACATGCCGGTCATGGAGCTTGATCCGGCACAGAAAGTCGGTTATGTTGCGGTACTCGGCGGGGGGAGCATCGAGGCGGACAACCTCCCCGCAACGGCGCGTCTGAGGCCTGTCAGCGCGACCAGGCTGCTCGAAGGAATCAGGCTTTATCACGGTCTCGAGGATGGCCGGCTCATCGTCTCTGGAGGGACATGGCTGGGTGAAGCCGGAAGCGGTCCAACGATGGCCGAGGCGGCCGAGACACTTGGAATCCCGGCTGCCGACCTGACGGTATGCGGCACGCCGCGCGATACCGAAGAGGAGGCGGAGGCTATCCTGCGGATCGTCGGTGAGGAGCCCTTCCTGATGGTGACTTCCGCGGCGCACATGCCGCGGGCGATGCTTCTCTTCGAACGTCTTGGGATGCATCCGATCCCTGCGCCTGTCGATTACAGCGCCGCCGGAAGGTCTCGTTGGTCGCCGGAGGACCTTTATCCTTCAAGCGAAAACCTGGCCAAGGCCGACAACGTGATCCATGAGTATCTGGGTATTCTGTGGGCGTATCTGCGGCATTGA